A genomic stretch from Candidatus Schekmanbacteria bacterium includes:
- a CDS encoding rhomboid family intramembrane serine protease has product MNTYYRGGYRYSFGGSLTPAVKSLIYINAGFFLLQTFTKDKILFIFGLIPKLVIGELYVWQLFTYQFLHGGLFHILFNMLALWMFGSDLERRWGSGFFMKYYFLCAIWAGISSTAFTPSSMVPIIGASGAVYGILLAYGLLYPDRTILMYFVFPMKMRYFLILIGGIEFFSTISATNAGVAHIAHLGGMIFGYIYLTYFGKGGGNGIFRNMYLKIRYWWIRRKLKVMVGGKADDIDDSDDRPTYYH; this is encoded by the coding sequence ATGAACACATACTACAGAGGAGGTTACCGTTACTCGTTCGGAGGCTCGCTTACTCCGGCGGTTAAGTCATTAATTTATATTAATGCCGGTTTCTTCCTCCTCCAGACCTTCACAAAAGACAAGATTCTTTTTATCTTTGGTCTCATACCTAAGCTCGTAATCGGCGAGCTTTATGTGTGGCAGCTATTCACTTACCAGTTCCTCCACGGAGGACTCTTCCATATATTGTTCAACATGCTTGCCCTCTGGATGTTTGGAAGCGACCTTGAAAGAAGATGGGGGAGCGGGTTTTTCATGAAATATTATTTCCTCTGCGCAATCTGGGCCGGCATATCGTCAACTGCTTTTACGCCATCATCGATGGTTCCTATCATCGGCGCATCAGGAGCAGTTTACGGGATACTCCTTGCGTATGGCTTGCTCTATCCTGACAGGACGATTCTTATGTATTTCGTTTTCCCGATGAAGATGCGCTATTTCCTGATACTTATTGGAGGCATCGAGTTCTTCTCAACTATTTCAGCCACCAATGCCGGAGTAGCCCATATTGCACACCTGGGCGGGATGATATTCGGATACATCTATCTCACATACTTTGGGAAAGGCGGAGGAAATGGAATATTCAGGAATATGTATCTTAAAATCAGATACTGGTGGATTAGAAGGAAACTTAAAGTCATGGTCGGCGGCAAAGCAGATGATATTGATGACTCCGACGACAGACCGACCTATTATCACTGA
- a CDS encoding HNH endonuclease, whose protein sequence is MMKWKDFVYKQVIEHCNKQGSRTFSLQDILKERLDIFRQFRPENKHVEAKIRQQLQYLRDEKLISFLDNSGHYTLRGIDLLEAERDETKTIDLTKEEPEKREYLVETYVRNVSWAKQAKKNFGDLCLYYNCSNTFLREDGTRYIEVHHIIPLYKGGEDGLWNLSVLCAHHHRMAHYSDTKTRIDIEKFLLREVESRL, encoded by the coding sequence ATGATGAAATGGAAAGATTTTGTCTATAAACAAGTGATAGAGCATTGCAACAAGCAAGGGTCTAGAACATTCTCTCTCCAAGATATTTTAAAAGAAAGATTAGATATTTTCAGACAATTTCGCCCTGAGAATAAGCATGTGGAAGCCAAAATAAGACAGCAGCTTCAATATCTTCGCGACGAGAAATTAATTAGCTTTTTGGATAATTCCGGTCATTACACTTTAAGAGGTATAGATTTACTTGAAGCAGAAAGAGATGAAACAAAGACTATTGATTTGACTAAAGAGGAACCTGAAAAAAGAGAATATCTTGTTGAGACATATGTAAGAAATGTGTCGTGGGCTAAACAAGCCAAAAAGAATTTTGGAGATTTATGTCTCTATTACAATTGCAGTAACACATTCTTGAGGGAAGATGGCACTCGCTATATTGAGGTCCATCACATTATACCTTTATATAAAGGCGGTGAAGATGGATTGTGGAATTTGTCTGTATTATGCGCACATCATCATCGGATGGCACATTATAGCGATACAAAAACACGAATTGATATTGAAAAGTTCTTGTTAAGGGAGGTAGAATCGAGACTATGA
- a CDS encoding cation-translocating P-type ATPase — protein sequence MTTISFLIEGIDCSSCISSIVETVKKISGVRNLTISAETGLADIVVDNGKVNSSDIIRVIESLGYRAKEAAIDDLAADFSRQKKDLLYRLGTAAFLSMQIMAASVALYSGYFDGMDVLSKKFFEIASFVLSTPVVFYCGWGFHVKAIKGIIHRTVTMDTLISAGTLAAYVYSTAGLFSGGEVYFDTAAMIITFILAGRTIEAYAKEKTSSVFDKFREFLKIKTFVIDAATGEEKEISASDISTGNIFIVHPFERIPCDAEVLKGATEVDESIMTGESLPVKKEMGTTVVGGTSNLWGKIECKALTSSENSYAAKIMALLRNSFLSKAPVQRLADRVVSFFVPAIIVIAIITFLSHYLSGKNAATALMSTVSVLIVACPCALGLATPLALNSAITSALKRGILFRNPETIEVLSMVDRVVFDKTGTLTEGSFAVSDVICADGVAGTGSIIESIIAKASALEQNIQHPLALSLSRYKNQEVTLKAEDIKYHPGKGVEGKIDGNNILLGNRILMEEKGIGVSDSINDQSINLLSSGKIIIYYAENFEVKALISFDDRLRSEAEDVCSFIRTLNLKTDMLTGDSAETAKRIADKLGLSSYEACLLPEMKLDIIRKFKSNGEHVLFVGDGINDTPSIMEADIGVAMNEPSQLAPLSADVVLMNNNLNGVKDAIMTGRKTMKIIKSNLFWAFIYNIIAIPFAAAGFFPPVLSAALMSISSVSVCLNSLRA from the coding sequence GTGACAACAATAAGCTTTTTAATCGAAGGGATAGACTGCTCATCCTGCATCTCATCAATAGTAGAAACAGTAAAAAAAATCAGCGGTGTTCGAAATCTCACCATATCAGCTGAAACCGGCCTTGCCGACATAGTTGTTGATAATGGCAAAGTAAATTCATCAGATATTATCAGAGTCATAGAATCTTTAGGCTACAGGGCAAAAGAAGCCGCGATTGACGACCTCGCCGCAGACTTCAGCAGACAGAAAAAGGACCTACTTTACAGGCTCGGCACAGCAGCCTTCCTCTCAATGCAGATAATGGCTGCAAGCGTCGCTCTTTACTCAGGATATTTTGACGGGATGGATGTACTCTCAAAAAAGTTCTTCGAGATAGCCTCATTCGTTCTTTCAACTCCGGTCGTATTTTACTGCGGATGGGGTTTCCATGTTAAAGCGATAAAAGGCATCATACACAGGACAGTGACCATGGACACGCTGATAAGCGCCGGAACCCTTGCGGCGTATGTCTACAGCACGGCAGGATTATTCTCAGGGGGAGAAGTATATTTTGATACAGCGGCAATGATAATAACATTCATACTTGCCGGAAGAACCATTGAAGCCTATGCAAAGGAAAAAACCTCATCAGTCTTTGATAAGTTCCGGGAGTTTCTTAAAATAAAAACTTTTGTCATTGATGCAGCGACAGGTGAAGAAAAAGAGATCTCTGCATCAGACATCAGCACAGGGAATATTTTCATCGTCCATCCCTTTGAGAGAATCCCCTGTGATGCCGAGGTATTGAAAGGCGCTACCGAAGTTGATGAAAGCATAATGACCGGAGAGTCCTTGCCGGTAAAAAAAGAGATGGGTACAACTGTGGTAGGCGGCACTTCGAATCTCTGGGGGAAGATTGAATGCAAAGCGCTGACTAGCTCCGAAAACTCCTATGCAGCAAAAATAATGGCGCTTCTCAGGAACTCATTTCTATCAAAAGCTCCTGTCCAGAGACTTGCAGACAGGGTAGTTTCATTTTTTGTCCCCGCTATCATAGTGATAGCCATAATCACTTTTTTATCACACTATCTTTCAGGTAAAAATGCAGCCACAGCCCTGATGTCAACAGTATCCGTACTTATCGTTGCCTGCCCCTGTGCGCTTGGACTTGCAACCCCGCTTGCCTTAAACAGCGCAATAACCTCGGCATTGAAAAGAGGGATACTTTTCAGGAACCCGGAAACCATAGAGGTCTTAAGCATGGTTGACAGAGTTGTATTTGACAAAACAGGGACGCTTACTGAAGGAAGCTTTGCAGTATCAGATGTTATATGCGCTGATGGAGTTGCAGGCACCGGCTCTATCATTGAATCTATCATTGCAAAAGCATCTGCCCTTGAACAGAATATTCAGCATCCGCTGGCTTTATCGTTAAGCAGGTATAAAAATCAGGAAGTAACATTAAAAGCGGAAGATATAAAATATCATCCGGGCAAAGGGGTTGAAGGTAAAATAGACGGCAATAATATTTTGCTTGGGAACAGAATACTAATGGAAGAAAAAGGAATAGGAGTCAGTGATTCTATTAATGACCAGTCCATTAATCTTTTATCTTCAGGAAAAATAATAATCTATTACGCGGAAAACTTTGAGGTGAAAGCTCTCATTTCATTCGATGATAGATTAAGAAGCGAAGCAGAAGATGTTTGCTCTTTCATCAGGACGCTTAATCTGAAGACAGACATGCTGACCGGCGATTCAGCAGAGACAGCAAAGCGCATAGCTGACAAACTCGGATTAAGCTCATATGAGGCATGTCTGCTGCCGGAAATGAAGCTTGATATAATCAGAAAATTCAAAAGCAATGGAGAACATGTGCTGTTCGTAGGCGATGGCATCAACGACACTCCTTCAATAATGGAAGCCGACATAGGAGTTGCCATGAATGAGCCTTCACAGCTTGCCCCATTATCAGCGGACGTCGTACTTATGAACAATAACCTCAATGGTGTTAAAGATGCGATCATGACCGGCAGAAAGACAATGAAAATAATAAAGAGCAATCTTTTCTGGGCATTCATATACAACATAATCGCCATACCATTTGCGGCGGCAGGATTCTTTCCGCCTGTGCTTTCGGCTGCGCTGATGAGCATCAGCTCTGTGTCAGTCTGTTTAAACTCATTGAGGGCATGA
- a CDS encoding cbb3-type cytochrome c oxidase subunit 3, translated as MELNQWVYLGIIAVFGVVFIALIIFYFNKKRYDEVERPKYRMLDDNDNINDDEQ; from the coding sequence ATGGAACTTAACCAATGGGTTTATCTTGGAATCATTGCGGTTTTTGGAGTCGTGTTCATTGCATTGATAATTTTTTATTTCAATAAAAAGCGGTATGACGAGGTCGAAAGGCCCAAATACAGGATGCTCGATGACAATGACAACATCAATGATGACGAACAATGA
- a CDS encoding IPT/TIG domain-containing protein, with translation MFKRTLIIGITLYFLAFPNYQSFAADSGSLELEARGSYGEYFNVEALSGKYAYVGTQKGLKVFNISDPSSPSLAGKYEFSGLVDNLYVSGGKAYLTYENGDFLILDVTKPSKIKLLGGLDARGFGGMSVSGKKVYLIQDDLKIYNVSKPEIPKLSGSYKLSNYDKEKLTYVCVSGNLAYLGYNNFENTESNVNTLRIVDVSKPSAPYLRGEYNVGYYINKIFVYGGKAYIIGESDNITILNISDPSTPLFLGSYATQQPTDIFVYGSLAYICDSDSGLSIVDLFDLANPVLLGKYDGNSLVKVYVTGGKAYLTGYAGFFVVNVANPSSPAILGSYNTVSYATGVFIDGYRAFVANGYGGLVILDASEPSSPSLIGVLDTKGYTNKVFVAENKAYIADSYNGLVIADVTDLTNPVILGTYETPSAEWVCVSGNTAYVADSTAAALYLLDVSDPSSPELINAYSVGNNITGLFVSDDVVYLSNKAYTSLKGFYMIDVLNPAEADLLSQYSGRFNGSAVSGSTAYLTVTGGALEILDITDKSSPQLLKDVEICDDSGPVIVSDNKAYFFGKKWTDESNKSKKNGVAVVDVTNPAEAALETIYELGADPLQLTVSSSTVYVAHGLNGLIIVDASPPVLPSALSSNKGKAGAEITITGSGFGSIEGKVLIVKGKKEKSCTVTSWTDTEIKVTLPSGVTAGKKKIFVENSHGRRAKTGLAFTYLKK, from the coding sequence ATGTTTAAGAGAACTCTCATAATCGGAATAACGCTTTATTTCCTTGCATTCCCAAATTACCAATCATTTGCGGCTGACAGCGGCAGTCTTGAACTTGAAGCTCGAGGTTCTTACGGCGAATATTTCAATGTGGAAGCATTATCAGGGAAGTATGCCTATGTTGGGACTCAGAAAGGTCTTAAGGTTTTTAATATATCAGATCCTTCATCTCCATCCCTTGCAGGCAAGTATGAGTTTTCGGGTCTTGTTGACAACCTCTATGTGTCGGGAGGAAAGGCATATCTGACATATGAAAACGGAGACTTTTTAATTCTGGATGTGACTAAGCCGTCAAAGATAAAACTCCTCGGAGGCCTTGATGCCAGAGGATTTGGCGGAATGTCTGTGTCCGGAAAAAAGGTTTACCTCATCCAGGATGATCTTAAAATATATAATGTAAGCAAACCTGAGATTCCTAAACTCTCAGGCTCATACAAGCTTTCAAACTATGATAAGGAAAAACTGACTTATGTGTGTGTGTCCGGCAATCTGGCATATCTCGGTTATAATAACTTTGAGAACACTGAAAGTAATGTCAACACACTTCGGATAGTAGATGTTTCCAAGCCTTCGGCCCCGTATCTGCGCGGTGAATATAATGTAGGTTATTATATAAACAAGATCTTTGTTTACGGAGGCAAGGCTTATATCATTGGAGAAAGTGATAATATAACCATCCTGAATATTTCAGATCCATCAACTCCTCTTTTCCTTGGAAGCTATGCTACTCAGCAGCCTACTGACATATTTGTTTATGGCTCGCTGGCCTACATCTGTGATTCTGATTCAGGGCTTTCAATAGTCGATCTTTTCGATCTTGCAAATCCGGTCTTGCTTGGAAAATATGATGGGAACTCTCTTGTTAAAGTTTATGTCACTGGCGGTAAGGCATATCTTACAGGGTATGCCGGATTTTTTGTGGTGAATGTTGCCAATCCATCATCCCCTGCAATCCTTGGTTCCTACAACACTGTAAGTTATGCCACAGGTGTTTTCATTGACGGCTATAGGGCGTTTGTCGCAAACGGTTACGGCGGGCTTGTGATACTTGATGCCAGTGAGCCATCATCACCATCGCTTATTGGGGTGCTGGATACGAAAGGTTATACAAACAAAGTTTTTGTAGCGGAAAATAAAGCATATATAGCAGACAGCTATAACGGGCTTGTTATAGCAGATGTGACTGACCTTACAAACCCTGTCATCCTCGGGACATACGAGACTCCTAGTGCTGAATGGGTTTGTGTTTCAGGGAATACTGCCTATGTTGCAGACAGCACCGCCGCTGCATTATACCTTTTAGATGTTTCAGATCCGTCTTCTCCTGAATTGATCAATGCTTACAGTGTGGGAAACAATATTACAGGTCTCTTCGTTTCTGATGATGTGGTCTATCTTTCCAATAAGGCTTATACAAGTCTTAAGGGGTTTTATATGATAGATGTCCTGAATCCCGCCGAAGCCGACCTTTTATCACAGTATTCCGGAAGGTTTAACGGGTCCGCTGTTTCAGGCTCTACTGCGTATTTGACAGTTACAGGCGGTGCGCTTGAAATTTTAGACATCACAGACAAATCCTCTCCGCAGCTTTTAAAGGATGTGGAAATATGCGATGACAGCGGTCCTGTTATTGTCTCAGATAATAAGGCTTATTTCTTTGGTAAAAAATGGACTGATGAATCAAATAAATCCAAAAAAAACGGGGTCGCTGTTGTTGATGTGACAAATCCCGCAGAGGCAGCACTTGAAACCATATATGAACTTGGCGCTGATCCGCTGCAACTCACTGTCTCCAGCTCGACAGTATATGTCGCACATGGATTGAACGGTCTGATTATAGTCGATGCCTCTCCACCTGTTTTACCATCAGCGCTCAGCAGCAATAAAGGAAAGGCAGGAGCAGAGATTACTATTACGGGAAGCGGTTTTGGAAGCATTGAAGGGAAGGTGCTGATTGTGAAAGGCAAAAAAGAAAAGTCCTGCACTGTCACATCATGGACCGACACGGAAATTAAAGTGACTCTTCCCTCGGGAGTAACAGCCGGGAAGAAAAAGATATTCGTTGAAAATTCCCATGGCAGAAGAGCTAAGACAGGTCTTGCCTTTACGTATCTGAAAAAGTGA
- a CDS encoding cbb3-type cytochrome c oxidase subunit II codes for MSKLMSRFMIKLMSIYEKPALLTIMAVIVIAVGTIVTMVVPLFMKDMTPHNENNHPYTPLELEGRDIYIREGCNSCHTQTVRPFPDEQTRYGKVSETWEFEYDRPFLWGSKRTGPDLARIGGKYPDKWHYEHMRNPRSIVLASIMPSYAFLEKTPLDTTYTLKKMEVLDYPYTQNELIALEGKTEMDAMVAYLQRIGNTQKPEAGAKAELIIPADAKNPYSADKAAIEKGEHIYMEKCGACHGKDLKGSIGPNLIDAEWLFGGTERDIFISIYDGRPKGMPSWGNKISNDDIWKVAAFIESIPTEEKEEKAAPAFKLPDNTKNPFEGKADAIKTGKEVFLKNCSVCHKEDATGNIGPDLTDEVWEYGNRDNQIFETIYNGVEAEGMPKWGKNISDDDIWKVISFIRSVARKK; via the coding sequence ATGAGCAAACTTATGAGCAGATTTATGATCAAATTAATGAGCATATATGAAAAGCCTGCGCTTCTCACAATCATGGCTGTAATAGTGATAGCAGTGGGAACTATCGTAACTATGGTCGTCCCTCTTTTTATGAAGGACATGACCCCTCACAATGAGAATAACCATCCATACACACCCCTTGAGCTTGAAGGACGGGACATCTATATCCGGGAAGGATGCAATAGCTGCCATACACAGACTGTAAGACCCTTTCCGGATGAGCAAACCCGCTATGGGAAGGTTTCAGAAACATGGGAATTTGAATATGACAGGCCTTTCCTATGGGGGTCGAAGCGGACAGGACCTGATCTTGCCAGGATCGGAGGAAAATATCCTGACAAATGGCACTACGAACACATGAGAAACCCGAGGAGCATAGTGCTTGCTTCGATAATGCCTTCGTACGCGTTTCTGGAGAAAACACCGCTTGATACGACATACACATTAAAAAAGATGGAGGTACTTGATTATCCATATACCCAGAATGAACTGATAGCGCTTGAAGGAAAGACTGAGATGGATGCAATGGTCGCATACTTGCAAAGAATCGGGAATACACAGAAGCCCGAAGCAGGAGCGAAAGCCGAGCTAATCATACCTGCCGATGCTAAAAATCCTTACAGTGCTGACAAAGCTGCCATAGAAAAGGGAGAACATATATATATGGAAAAATGCGGCGCCTGCCATGGAAAAGACTTGAAGGGAAGCATCGGGCCAAATCTAATTGATGCAGAATGGCTCTTTGGCGGAACTGAAAGAGACATATTCATTTCCATATATGATGGAAGGCCCAAAGGAATGCCATCATGGGGAAATAAAATATCAAATGATGATATATGGAAAGTCGCTGCTTTCATAGAGTCGATACCAACAGAAGAGAAAGAAGAAAAAGCAGCACCTGCATTTAAACTTCCTGACAATACTAAGAACCCCTTTGAAGGAAAAGCAGACGCTATAAAAACAGGTAAAGAGGTCTTTCTTAAAAACTGTTCCGTCTGCCACAAAGAGGATGCTACGGGAAATATCGGACCAGATCTTACAGATGAAGTATGGGAATACGGGAACCGCGACAATCAGATCTTTGAAACAATCTATAACGGTGTTGAGGCAGAGGGAATGCCGAAATGGGGAAAGAATATATCCGATGACGATATCTGGAAGGTGATCTCATTCATAAGGTCAGTAGCAAGGAAAAAGTGA
- the ccoS gene encoding cbb3-type cytochrome oxidase assembly protein CcoS, with amino-acid sequence MEIWTIFLLFFLCLALGFGGWLIFLWAVKTDQFEDLENQKYRIFDDEED; translated from the coding sequence ATGGAGATATGGACTATATTCCTGCTCTTTTTTTTATGCCTTGCGCTTGGCTTTGGAGGATGGCTTATATTTTTGTGGGCTGTGAAGACTGACCAGTTCGAAGACCTTGAAAACCAGAAATACAGGATTTTCGATGATGAGGAAGATTAA
- a CDS encoding aldo/keto reductase, producing the protein MKKVALGSTGLTATKLAFGAMHIPRLTPAESDKLINTAIDMGINYIDTARAYQDSEEKLSRVIPKIRDKVILTSRAFSWKMGPEKFIEDLDVSLKSAKVDYFDFYGFHSVNKMDELESVMGKPLELLQKAKERGKVRHLLITGHNHLVMAEAARKNIFEMIFFPFNVIEQEPLDGLIAETRKHNIASSIMKPLAGGVIEKSSLALRFFFSHPVDIIVVGMAKIKELEHNFKAVSEEKKLSFDELAELKKSVEVFGKDFCRRCSYCQPCPSNIMIPFVHGVYQRCYGREMNDDVQYTLQLGKRLLPSLKACSECGQCEDKCPYELPTRNRIKAIIEMVEGTASK; encoded by the coding sequence ATGAAAAAAGTCGCACTTGGCAGCACAGGCTTAACCGCAACAAAACTTGCCTTCGGTGCAATGCATATCCCGCGCCTCACACCGGCTGAATCTGACAAACTCATAAACACAGCGATTGATATGGGTATAAATTACATAGACACCGCAAGGGCATATCAGGACAGTGAAGAAAAACTCTCAAGAGTAATACCAAAGATAAGGGACAAGGTGATACTCACGAGCCGCGCATTCTCATGGAAGATGGGCCCAGAGAAATTCATAGAGGACCTCGACGTCAGCCTTAAATCAGCAAAGGTTGATTACTTCGACTTCTACGGGTTCCATAGCGTGAATAAAATGGATGAACTCGAATCCGTGATGGGAAAGCCGCTGGAACTCCTCCAGAAAGCAAAAGAGCGGGGGAAAGTGAGGCATCTTCTTATCACAGGGCATAACCATCTTGTAATGGCAGAAGCAGCGAGAAAGAATATCTTCGAGATGATCTTCTTCCCCTTCAATGTGATCGAGCAGGAGCCTCTTGACGGACTCATCGCCGAGACAAGGAAGCACAACATAGCATCGTCAATCATGAAACCCCTTGCAGGAGGAGTGATAGAGAAATCTTCTCTGGCTTTGAGGTTCTTCTTTTCACATCCGGTGGATATCATAGTTGTAGGAATGGCAAAGATAAAAGAGCTGGAGCATAACTTCAAAGCAGTGAGTGAAGAGAAGAAACTCTCATTTGATGAACTTGCAGAGCTTAAAAAATCTGTCGAAGTATTCGGGAAGGATTTTTGCAGAAGATGCTCATACTGCCAGCCCTGTCCGTCGAATATCATGATCCCTTTTGTCCATGGAGTCTATCAGAGATGTTATGGAAGGGAAATGAATGATGATGTCCAATATACACTGCAGCTAGGGAAAAGGCTGCTGCCAAGCCTTAAGGCATGTTCAGAGTGCGGACAGTGCGAGGACAAATGTCCTTACGAGCTTCCGACAAGGAACAGGATAAAAGCAATAATAGAGATGGTGGAAGGAACAGCTTCAAAATGA
- the rmuC gene encoding DNA recombination protein RmuC, translating into MIQTLLLVVIIILLFINLYFAYQAGRKKDEKKFVAIETSIDAIDKSLSKFENSVKDEFARNREETGKNSKDLREEVGGSFKSLSDSMLNRLDVLTKSNDDKLGKMTDTIEVKLKSIQDDNNEKLEKMRQTVDEKLHKTLEERLGESFKLVSERLELVHKGLGEMQTLAAGVGDLKKVLSNVKTRGTLGEYQLENILEQLLTADQYAKNVATIKGSSERVEFAIKLPGRDKIEDIVWLPVDSKFPLEKYHMLLDAYESGSIDMIEQTNKELEKAIRISAKDIRDKYLSPPDTTDFAIMFLPVEGLYAEVVRRTDLFDTLQREYKVTITGPTTLAAFLNSLRMGFRTLAIESRSSEVWSLLGAVKTEFGKFGDMLDGVRKNLETAANKISDASRKSRTIERKLRDVQELPAGESAKFLGAGDESDLTDNEESENL; encoded by the coding sequence ATGATTCAAACCCTCCTGCTGGTCGTTATAATTATCCTGCTCTTTATCAATTTATATTTCGCCTATCAGGCAGGCAGAAAGAAAGATGAAAAAAAGTTTGTGGCAATCGAGACCTCGATTGACGCGATAGACAAAAGCCTTTCCAAATTTGAAAACTCCGTAAAAGATGAGTTTGCCAGAAACCGCGAGGAGACCGGAAAAAATTCAAAAGACCTGCGTGAGGAAGTGGGCGGCTCATTCAAGTCTTTGAGCGATTCCATGCTGAACAGGCTTGATGTGCTAACAAAAAGCAACGACGATAAACTCGGCAAAATGACAGACACAATAGAGGTGAAACTAAAATCTATTCAGGATGACAATAACGAAAAACTTGAGAAGATGCGCCAGACCGTTGATGAGAAACTCCACAAGACACTTGAGGAAAGACTTGGGGAATCGTTCAAGCTCGTAAGCGAAAGGCTTGAGCTTGTCCATAAAGGACTAGGTGAGATGCAGACATTGGCGGCAGGTGTCGGGGATTTAAAGAAAGTCCTCTCCAATGTAAAGACAAGAGGAACGCTCGGCGAATACCAGCTTGAGAATATCCTTGAACAGCTTTTAACAGCAGACCAGTATGCAAAAAATGTGGCAACAATAAAGGGGAGCAGTGAGAGGGTGGAGTTTGCCATCAAGCTTCCCGGCAGGGATAAGATTGAAGATATTGTATGGCTTCCTGTTGATTCCAAATTCCCGCTTGAAAAATATCATATGCTCCTCGACGCCTATGAAAGCGGCAGCATCGACATGATTGAGCAGACAAACAAGGAGCTTGAAAAAGCGATAAGGATTTCAGCGAAAGATATAAGGGACAAGTATCTGAGCCCTCCTGATACAACGGATTTTGCGATAATGTTCCTCCCTGTAGAAGGATTGTACGCTGAGGTTGTAAGACGCACAGATCTTTTTGACACATTGCAAAGGGAATATAAGGTGACAATAACAGGTCCTACAACACTCGCGGCATTCCTTAACAGCCTGCGGATGGGATTCAGGACGCTTGCTATTGAAAGCCGTTCAAGCGAGGTATGGAGCCTGCTTGGCGCTGTCAAAACCGAGTTCGGAAAATTCGGCGATATGCTGGACGGTGTCAGGAAAAACCTTGAAACGGCAGCAAACAAAATAAGCGATGCAAGCAGGAAATCTCGCACCATAGAACGTAAACTTCGCGATGTGCAGGAACTTCCGGCAGGAGAGTCTGCAAAATTCCTCGGGGCAGGAGATGAGAGTGATTTAACAGATAATGAAGAATCTGAAAATCTATAA